In Cygnus atratus isolate AKBS03 ecotype Queensland, Australia chromosome 5, CAtr_DNAZoo_HiC_assembly, whole genome shotgun sequence, a single window of DNA contains:
- the TSPAN32 gene encoding tetraspanin-32: MRTAKCQLMATSLCIMLLGLSIATLSTVTHYGLRFTVISDISPESNSYRVIHHAAFYIGICLSMTLILAALLSSAATVRESQCLTATGFFCFALAFCGLIPAACWRYARSTEVEDRMMDVYDLVYEEVRRNISSFRKHELTAIHEAFLCCGKHSPFGDTTAVEHKTCPPSQAQAARQDCLREIQGFLKKHMDLVSTLLGITICFTVYGMVLTSFLWFSIHFSNNLDRKGKYILRAR, from the exons ctgctggggctgtccATCGCTACGCTGAGCACAGTCACCCACTACGGGCTGCGTTTCACCGTCATCAGCGACATCTCCCCCGAGAGCAACTCCTACCGGGTCATCCACCATGCAG CTTTCTACATTGGCATCTGCCTCAGCATGACCCTGATCCTCGCAGCCCTGCTGAGCTCGGCCGCCACGGTGCGGGAGTCGCAGTGCCTCACAGCGACG ggttttttctgctttgctctggccTTCTGCGGACTGAtaccagctgcctgctggagatACGCACGCAGCACAGAG GTGGAAGACCGCATGATGGACGTGTACGACCTTGTGTATGAGGAGGTGAGGAGGAACATCTCCAGCTTCAGGAAGCACGAGCTGACTGCCATCCACGAAGCA TTCCTGTGCTGTGGGAAGCACTCCCCATTTGGGGACACAACTGCCGTTGAGCACAAGACGTGTCCTCCCAGTCAGGCACAGGCTGCCAGACAG GACTGCCTACGAGAGATCCAGGGCTTCCTGAAGAAGCACATGGACCTTGTCTCCACGCTCCTGGGCATCACCATCTGCTTCACG gTTTACGGGATGGTTCTGACTTCATTCCTCTGGTTCTCCATCCACTTCAGCAACAACCTGGACCGGAAAGGCAAATACATCCTGCGAGCAAGGTAG